Proteins from a genomic interval of Medicago truncatula cultivar Jemalong A17 chromosome 3, MtrunA17r5.0-ANR, whole genome shotgun sequence:
- the LOC11423990 gene encoding BTB/POZ domain-containing protein At2g13690 encodes MDSSSSSYHRRRHRTWCCSFAVPPSSPDNPPIKPRKPEPISKPTTFSSSIPNSPQSSKSTTRIARIDPRRILSPGRVSPIEDSTAVPDQNPSPVLNSPPSRSRSFRAPITAPIPPPPMNSAVGVSVGDGFDVRMSLRGKNGGSIVLELNSAILCANSEVFAGLIADYRKGNSSSGGTGVNKMCRIEVPEVDNLGVFRETIELMFEDDVAKRLLNIGVYRSIDVLEVSAGIMFTKGVLSCLQYLEAVPWTEEEEEKLRNLFTRFKFDDETTRDILGRLYLHNPEDSQPNVTRHLVWSITTCVNANARNELKSLVKGLLCKSSVYEKNHLDLSKDDLYSVCHSCIDSLISLFEEASDSVNPERLTKKDTNKPMIEHISRQVDNINWLLEIMLDGQIAEDFVDIWSDQHQLLKMHNNASPMVRYELSRVSAVLFVAMATRKLQCRLEARSGLLQAWFSPMLLDFGWLQRCRKGLDIKVLQEAMGQTLLTLPLKQQHTLFMEWFHHFSRHGTECPNLSKAFQIWWRRSFLRGSETYAIESR; translated from the exons atggattcttcttcttcttcatatcATCGACGCCGACACCGAACATGGTGTTGCTCTTTCGCTGTTCCACCTTCAAGCCCAGATAACCCACCCATCAAACCCCGTAAGCCCGAACCCATATCCAAGCCCACCACTTTCTCCTCCTCCATACCCAACTCCCCTCAAAGCTCCAAATCCACCACCCGCATTGCTCGGATCGACCCTCGCCGGATCTTATCTCCGGGAAGAGTTTCTCCAATCGAAGACTCCACCGCTGTTCCTGATCAAAACCCTTCTCCTGTTCTCAATTCACCTCCGTCAAGATCTCGTAGCTTCCGTGCACCTATTACAGCTCCAATTCCACCGCCGCCGATGAACTCCGCCGTCGGAGTCAGTGTCGGAGATGGATTTGATGtgaggatgagtttaagagggAAGAACGGTGGTTCTATTGTTTTAGAGCTTAATTCAGCTATTTTATGTGCTAATTCGGAGGTTTTTGCGGGGTTAATTGCGGATTATAGAAAGGGTAATTCTTCGAGTGGTGGTACTGGTGTTAACAAAATGTGTAGAATTGAGGTTCCTGAAGTTGATAATTTGGGTGTTTTTAGAGAAACTATTGAGCTTATGTTTGAAGATGATGTTGCTAAAAGACTTCTCAATATTGGTGTTTATAGATCCATTGATGTTTTAGAG GTGTCAGCAGGCATTATGTTCACAAAGGGTGTTTTGTCCTGTTTACAATACCTTGAGGCTGTTCCTTGGacagaagaggaagaagagaaattAAGAAACTTATTCACAAGATTTAAGTTTGATGATGAAACTACAAGGGACATTCTAGGAAGGCTTTACTTGCACAACCCAGAAGATTCCCAGCCGAATGTAACTCGACATCTCGTTTGGTCTATCACCACATGTGTCAATGCCAATGCAAGAAATGAATTGAAATCACTAGTTAAAGGTCTTCTTTGTAAAAGCTCGGTTTATGAGAAGAACCATCTTGACCTAAGCAAAGACGATCTATATTCTGTTTGCCACTCATGTATTGACTCACTGATCAGCCTCTTTGAAGAAGCATCTGACTCCGTCAATCCTGAAAGGTTGACAAAGAAAGATACGAATAAACCGATGATCGAACACATCTCAAGACAGGTTGATAACATCAACTGGTTGTTGGAAATCATGCTTGATGGACAAATAGCAGAGGATTTTGTGGATATATGGTCTGATCAGCACCAACTTCTTAAAATGCACAATAATGCATCCCCTATGGTTAGATATGAACTCAGTAGAGTTTCAGCGGTTCTGTTTGTTGCTATGGCTACGAGAAAATTGCAATGCCGGTTGGAAGCTAGATCAGGGCTTCTCCAAGCATGGTTTTCACCTATGTTGTTAGACTTTGGCTGGCTGCAGAGATGCAGAAAAGGGCTTGATATAAAGGTTTTGCAGGAGGCTATGGGTCAGACACTTCTTACTTTGCCTTTAAAGCAACAACACACTTTGTTCATGGAATGGTTTCACCACTTCTCAAGGCATGGCACTGAATGTCCTAATCTAAGCAAAGCATTCCAAATTTGGTGGCGTAGATCATTTTTGAGAGGCTCTGAAACTTATGCCATTGAATCAAGGTAA
- the LOC11421258 gene encoding ribosomal RNA small subunit methyltransferase NEP1: MTRAYTLKGKKRKNKDAATKHDHEQEEEEEQQQQQIEPTPKKPNLHNDEPSAPTEESELPGIPIAPLNEKNSEKQGVIFILEKASLEVAKVGKTYQLLNSDEHSNFLRKHSKNPGDYRPDICHQALLSILDSPVNKAGRLKMVYIRTEKGVLIEVKPYVRIPRTFKRFAGVMLELLQKLSITAAGKREKLLRTIKNPVTQYLPVNSRKTGLSYSSEKLVDMNNYLSTIPSNQDLVFVVGAMAHGKVETDYTEDYIAVSGYPLSAAYCITRITNAIEGKWNIL, from the exons ATGACGAGAGCTTACACATTAAAggggaaaaagagaaagaacaaGGACGCAGCCACAAAACACGAccatgaacaagaagaagaagaagaacaacaacaacaacaaatcgaACCAACACCGAAGAAACCAAATCTTCATAACGATGAACCAAGTGCGCCAACAGAGGAATCTGAACTTCCTGGTATTCCAATTGCTCCTTTGAATGAAAAGAACAGTGAGAAACAAGGTGTTATATTCATTCTCGAAAAAGCTTCTTTAGAAGTCGCTAAAGTTGGCAAG ACGTATCAGCTGTTGAACTCTGATGAACATTCTAATTTCCTACGCAAACATAGCAAGAATCCTGGTGATTACAGGCCTGACATTTGTCATCAG GCACTTCTATCTATTTTAGATAGCCCAGTAAATAAAGCTGGGAGGTTGAAAATGGTATACATAAGGACTGAAAAAGGCGTTCTTATAGAGGTTAAGCCCTATGTTCGTATTCCAAGAACATTCAAACGGTTTGCTGGTGTCATGT TAGAACTGCTTCAGAAATTGAGTATAACTGCTGCTGGAAAACGTGAGAAACTTCTCCGCACGATCAAAAACCCCGTAACCCAATATTTGCCCGTCAACTCTCGAAAAACAG GTTTATCTTATAGTTCAGAGAAGCTGGTAGACATGAACAACTATTTGTCAACAATTCCAAGCAATCAGGACCTTGTCTTTGTG GTAGGAGCAATGGCACATGGGAAGGTTGAGACAGATTACACGGAAGATTATATAGCTG TTTCTGGTTACCCTTTAAGTGCTGCTTATTGTATTACAAGGATTACTAATGCCATTGAGGGAAAGTGGAACATATTGTGA
- the LOC11418933 gene encoding callose synthase 5 isoform X2 → MQLEEIKAAVSALFNTRGLNWPSAFEQTRQRTGDLDLLDWLRAMFGFQRDNVRNQREHLILLLANNHIRLHPKPEPLNKLDDRAVNSVMTDLFKNYKTWCKFLGRKHSLRLPQGQQEIQQRKLLYMGLYLLIWGEASNLRFMPECICYIFHNMAYELHGLLAGNVSIVTGENIKPSYGGDDEAFLRKVISPIYKVIHTEAEKSRNGMAPHSAWCNYDDLNEYFWTPDCFSLGWPMRDDGEFFKSTFNLTQGRKGAPAKSARTGKSNYVETRSFWNLFRTFDRLWTFYILGLQAMFIIAWGNISVLEIFQKDVLYKLSSIFITAAFLRLLQSILDLSLNFPGFHRWKFTDVLRNVLKVIVSLLWVIVLQIFYVHSFDGAPEFIRKLLSFVHQMKGIPPYYVLAVAVYLIPNVLAALLFLFPMLRRWIENSDWHIFRLLLWWQQPRIYVGRGMHESQLSLLKYTLFWVLLLAAKFSFSFFVQIKPLVKPTKDIMSIRHVDYNWHQFFPQAQNNYSAVAALWVPVLMVYFMDTQIWYAIFSTVCGGVLGAFDRLGEIRTLSMLRSRFQSLPGAFNTYLVPTDRRKKKKFSLSKRFAEISANRRSEAAKFAQLWNEIICSYREEDIISDREMDLLLVPYSSDPSLKIIQWPPFMLASKIPIALDMAAQFRGRDSDLWKRICGDEYMKCAVLECYESFQQILNTLVIGEAEKRTISIILKEVENSISKNTLLTNFRMGFLPSLCKKFVELVEILKAADSSKRNTVVVLLQDMLEVFTRDMMVNDSSELAELNLSSKDTGRQLFAGTDAKPTVLFPPVVTSQWEEQIRRLHLLLTVKESAIEVPTNLEARRRIAFFTNSLFMDMPRAPRVRKMLSFSVMTPYYSEETVYSKNDLEVENEDGVSIIYYLQKIYPDEWNNFMERLNCKKDSEVWERDENILQLRHWASLRGQTLSRTVRGMMYYRRALKLQAFLDMANEKEILDGYKAITVPSEEDKKSHRSLYASLEAVADMKFTYIATCQNYGNQKRSGDRHATDILNLMVNNPSLRVAYIDELEEREGGKVQKVYYSVLVKAVDNHDQEIYRIKLPGPAKLGEGKPENQNHAIIFTRGEALQTIDMNQDNYLEEALKMRNLLEEFNEDHGVRRPTILGVREHIFTGSVSSLAWFMSNQETSFVTIGQRVLARPLKVRFHYGHPDVFDRIFHITRGGISKASRGIHLSEDIFAGFNSTLRRGNITHHEYIQVGKGRDVGMNQISLFEAKVACGNGEQILSRDVYRLGHRFDFFRMLSFYFTTVGFYISSMIVVFTTYAFLYGKLYLSLSGFEAAIVKFARRKGDDTLKAAIASQSLVQIGLLMTLPMFMEIGLERGFRTAVGDLIIMQLQLAPVFFTFSLGTKIHYFGRTLLHGGAKYRATGRGFVVRHEKFADNYRLYSRSHFVKGIELTMLLICYKIYGAATPDSATYALLSWSMWFMVCSWLFAPFLFNPSGFEWQKIVEDWDDWNKWISNRGGIGVPSTKSWESWWAEEQEHLQHTGFVGRICEILLSLRFFIYQYGIVYHLNVARGDKSILVYALSWIVIVAVMVILKIVSMGRKKFSADFQLMFRLLKLFLFIGAVVALALMFTLLSLTVGDIFASLLAFLPTAWAIIMIAQACRPIVKGIGMWGSVKALARGYEYLMAVVIFTPVAILAWFPFVSEFQTRLLFNQAFSRGLQIQRILAGGKKHKQN, encoded by the exons AGAGACAATGTCAGGAATCAGAGAGAGCATCTAATTTTGCTTCTTGCTAACAACCATATAAGGCTACACCCCAAACCCGAGCCTCTCAACAAG CTTGATGACCGCGCGGTCAATTCAGTGATGACTGATCTCTTTAAGAATTACAAAACATGGTGCAAATTTTTGGGACGAAAACATAGTTTACG ACTTCCTCAAGGTCAGCAAGAGATACAACAGAGAAAGTTGCTTTATATGGGCTTGTATCTTCTCATATGGGGTGAAGCGTCCAATCTTCGCTTCATGCCAGAGTGTATATGCTACATATTTCACAAT ATGGCATATGAACTTCATGGTTTATTGGCTGGAAATGTCAGCATTGTTACTGGTGAAAATATCAAACCTTCTTATGGTGGTGATGATGAGGCATTCTTGCGCAAGGTTATATCTCCCATATACAAAGTCATTCATACG GAAGCTGAGAAAAGCAGAAATGGAATGGCTCCTCACTCAGCCTGGTGCAATTACGATGATCTAAATGAGTATTTCTG GACACCTGATTGCTTTTCTCTTGGATGGCCCATGCGTGATGATGGTGAATTTTTTAAATCTACATTTAATTTGACACAG GGAAGAAAAGGTGCTCCGGCAAAATCTGCAAGAACTGGCAAATCAAATTATGTTGAGACCCGGTCATTCTGGAACCTCTTCCGCACTTTTGATCGTCTTTGGACCTTTTATATACTGGGTTTGCAG GCGATGTTCATAATTGCATGGGGAAATATTTCAGTGTTGgaaatatttcaaaaagatGTCTTATATAAACTTTCTAGCATATTCATCACAGCAGCCTTTCTTCGTTTACTTCAAA GTATCTTGGACCTGAGTCTGAATTTTCCTGGCTTTCATCGCTGGAAATTCACTGATGTGCTAAGAAATGTTCTCAAAGTCATTGTTAGTCTTTTATGGGTTATTGTTCTTCAAATATTTTACGTGCATTCCTTCGACGGTGCCCCAGAGTTTATCAGGAAGTTGCTTTCTTTTGTTCATCAAATGAAAGGGATTCCACCATATTATGTCTTAGCAGTTGCAGTTTATCTGATCCCAAATGTACTAGCGGcccttctctttcttttccCAATGCTTAGGCGTTGGATTGAAAACTCAGACTGGCACATATTTAGACTCCTCTTATGGTGGCAACAG CCAAGAATCTATGTCGGACGAGGGATGCACGAGAGTCAACTTTCCCTCCTAAA GTACACTCTTTTCTGGGTGCTTCTTTTGGCTGCAAAATTTTCATTCAGCTTTTTTGTCCAG ATCAAACCTCTTGTTAAGCCAACTAAGGACATAATGAGCATTCGACATGTTGATTATAATTGGCATCAGTTTTTCCCACAGG CTCAAAATAATTATAGTGCAGTTGCTGCACTCTGGGTTCCTGTACTTATG GTTTATTTCATGGACACCCAAATTTGGTATGCCATCTTCTCAACTGTGTGTGGCGGTGTTCTTGGAGCCTTCGATCGTCTGGGAGAG ATACGCACTTTGAGCATGCTAAGATCACGGTTTCAGTCATTGCCTGGTGCATTCAACACATACTTGGTTCCCACTGAcaggagaaagaaaaagaaattctccCTCTCTAAGCGATTTGCCGAG ATTTCCGCCAACAGAAGGAGTGAAGCTGCTAAATTTGCCCAATTATGGAACGAAATTATTTGCAGTTATCGCGAAGAAGATATTATAAGTGATAG GGAGATGGATCTTTTGTTGGTTCCTTACTCATCAGATCCTAGCCTGAAAATAATTCAATGGCCACCATTTATGCTTGCAAGCAAG ATTCCTATTGCACTGGATATGGCAGCTCAATTTCGAGGTAGGGACTCTGATCTTTGGAAGCGCATATGTGGAGACGAATATATGAAATGTGCGGTGCTTGAATGCTATGAATCTTTCCAACAAATTTTGAACACTTTAGTGATTGGAGAAGCTGAAAAAAG GACAATCTCTATCATCCTAAAGGAAGTTGAAAACAGCATTTCTAAAAATACACTGCTTACAAATTTCCGAATGGGATTTTTGCCTTCCCTTTGCAAGAAATTTGTGGAGCTTGTCGAAATTCTG AAAGCTGCAGATTCATCCAAGCGCAACACAGTGGTGGTATTGTTGCAAGACATGTTAGAAGTGTTTACTCGTGATATGATGGTGAATGACAGCAG CGAATTAGCAGAACTTAATCTTAGTAGCAAGGATACTGGAAGGCAACTTTTTGCTGGTACTGATGCAAAACCGACCGTACTCTTCCCTCCAGTTGTTACATCACAATGGGAGGAGCAG ATTAGACGTCTTCACTTGCTGTTGACGGTGAAGGAATCTGCCATTGAGGTTCCAACAAACCTTGAAGCACGCAGAAGGATTGCATTCTTTACCAATTCGCTGTTCATGGATATGCCTCGTGCTCCTAGAGTTCGTAAAATGCTCTCGTTCAG TGTCATGACTCCATACTACAGTGAAGAGACTGTCTACTCAAAGAATGACCTTGAGGTTGAAAATGAAGATGGTGTGTCAATCATATATTACCTGCAGAAGATATACCCTG ATGAGTGGAATAACTTCATGGAGCGACTTAATTGTAAGAAAGATAGTGAGGTTTGGGAAAGAGATGAGAATATATTGCAGCTACGTCATTGGGCCTCATTACGAGGTCAAACACTTAGCAGGACAG TTCGGGGAATGATGTACTATCGGCGGGCTCTTAAGCTCCAGGCTTTTCTTGATATGGCTAATGAAAAGG AGATACTTGATGGATATAAAGCTATTACTGTTCCATCCGAGGAAGATAAAAAGAGTCACAGATCACTGTACGCCAGTTTAGAGGCTGTTGCTGACATGAAGTTCACATATATCGCTACCTGTCAGAACTATGGGAATCAGAAGCGTAGTGGAGACCGCCATGCAACAGACATCCTGAATTTGATGGTTAA CAATCCCTCGCTCCGTGTGGCATATATTGATGAGCTTGAAGAAAGAGAAGGAGGAAAAGTACAGAAAGTTTACTACTCTGTATTGGTCAAAGCTGTGGACAATCATGACCAG gAAATATATCGAATAAAACTACCAGGTCCAGCGAAGTTAGGAGAAGGGAAACCTGAAAATCAAAACCATGCAATTATTTTTACCAGAGGAGAAGCTCTTCAGACTATCGACATGAACCAG GATAATTACTTGGAAGAAGCTTTGAAAATGCGTAACCTTCTGGAGGAATTTAACGAGGATCATGGAGTGCGCCGACCTACTATATTAGGTGTTCGTGAGCATATCTTCACTGGCAG TGTTTCTTCCTTGGCTTGGTTTATGTCAAATCAAGAAACAAGCTTTGTCACAATTGGTCAGAGAGTTCTTGCAAGACCCCTGAA GGTACGATTTCACTATGGTCATCCAGATGTTTTTGATAGAATTTTCCACATTACCCGTGGAGGAATTAGTAAGGCTTCTCGTGGCATCCATTTGAGCGAGGATATTTTTGCCG GATTCAACTCAACACTACGGCGTGGGAATATTACTCATCATGAATACATCCAAGTTGGAAAGGGTAGAGATGTTGGGATGAATCAGATCTCGCTTTTTGAAGCAAAGGTGGCTTGCGGTAATGGAGAGCAAATACTAAGCAGAGACGTCTACAGGCTGGGGCATCGTTTTGACTTTTTCCGCATGTTATCGTTTTATTTTACGACCGTTGGATTTTATATCAGCTCAATG ATTGTGGTCTTTACGACTTATGCTTTCCTATACGGCAAGCTGTACCTGTCATTAAGTGGATTTGAGGCTGCAATAGTCAAGTTTGCTAGGAGAAAGGGAGACGATACATTAAAGGCGGCTATAGCTTCACAATCACTTGTCCAAATAGGACTTCTAATGACTTTACCCATGTTCATGGAAATTGGACTGGAGAGAGGGTTCAGAACTGCTGTAGGCGACTTAATAATAATGCAGTtgcaactcgcacctgttttcTTCACTTTCTCGCTTGGAACGAAAATACACTATTTTGGACGCACTCTCCTGCATGGAGGGGCAAAGTATAGAGCAACTGGGCGTGGATTTGTTGTTCGCCATGAAAAGTTTGCAGACAATTACAGGTTGTACTCTAGGAGTCACTTCGTCAAAGGGATTGAGCTCACAATGTTGCTCATTTGCTATAAGATTTATGGAGCAGCAACACCTGACTCAGCAACATACGCTCTTCTCTCATGGTCAATGTGGTTTATGGTTTGTTCTTGGTTGTTTGCTCCTTTCCTTTTCAATCCATCAGGATTTGAGTGGCAGAAGATAGTTGAGGACTGGGATGATTGGAATAAATGGATTAGTAATCGAGGTGGTATTGGTGTTCCTTCAACAAAGAGTTGGGAGTCATGGTGGGCTGAGGAACAGGAGCATCTGCAGCACACCGGCTTTGTGGGGCGGATTTGTGAGATTCTTCTTTCCTTACGTTTCTTTATCTACCAGTATGGGATTGTGTATCATCTCAATGTAGCCAGAGGTGACAAGAGCATCTTG GTTTATGCTCTGTCCTGGATAGTAATAGTAGCTGTCATGGTTATCTTGAAG ATTGTGTCCATGGGCAGAAAGAAGTTCAGCGCAGATTTCCAGTTGATGTTCCGTCTTCTCAAATTGTTTCTGTTTATTGGAGCCGTTGTTGCCCTGGCCTTAATGTTTACTTTGCTTAGCCTCACTGTTGGAGACATCTTTGCTAGTCTCCTTGCCTTTTTGCCAACAGCATGGGCAATTATAATG ATAGCACAAGCATGCAGGCCAATCGTGAAGGGCATTGGAATGTGGGGGTCAGTTAAAGCTTTAGCTAGGGGCTATGAATACCTGATGGCAGTGGTTATATTTACGCCAGTGGCCATATTGGCATGGTTCCCATTTGTTTCAGAATTCCAAACCAGGCTGCTATTCAACCAAGCATTCAGCAGAGGACTTCAAATCCAGCGTATTCTGGCCGGTGGCAAGAAACATAAGCAAAACTAA